A DNA window from Enoplosus armatus isolate fEnoArm2 chromosome 9, fEnoArm2.hap1, whole genome shotgun sequence contains the following coding sequences:
- the LOC139290821 gene encoding 14-3-3 protein beta/alpha-B-like isoform X2, with protein sequence MGQTDELVQKAKLAEQAERYDDMAAAMKTVTEDSEQLSNEERNLLSVAYKNVVGARRSSWRVVSSIEQKAEGSERKQAMAKEYREKIEKELKDICKDVLNLLDSYLIPKATAAESKVFYLKMKGDYYRYLAEVATGDDKSSIIKDSRDAYQNAFDISKNEMQPTHPIRLGLALNFSVFYYEILNSPENACQLAKAAFDEAIAELDTLSEDSYKDSTLIMQLLRDNLTLWTSDNQVEGEDTEEPRD encoded by the exons ATGGGTCAAACGGAT GAACTGGTGCAAAAGGCCAAGCTGGCCGAGCAGGCTGAGCGCTATGATGACATGGCTGCTGCAATGAAGACTGTGACGGAGGATAGTGAACAGCTGTCCAACGAAGAGCGTAACCTGCTGTCGGTGGCCTACAAGAATGTGGTGGGTGCCCGTCGCTCCTCATGGCGCGTGGTGTCCAGCATTGAGCAGAAGGCTGAGGGCAGCGAAAGGAAGCAGGCCATGGCCAAAGAGTACCGGGAAAAGATTGAGAAAGAGCTGAAAGACATCTGCAAGGACGTGCTG AATCTCCTGGACTCTTATCTCATTCCCAAAGCCACTGCAGCGGAGAGCAAAGTCttctatttgaaaatgaaaggagatTACTACCGCTACTTGGCTGAGGTGGCCACAGGAGATGACAAGTCAT CCATCATTAAAGACTCAAGGGACGCCTACCAAAATGCCTTTGATATCAGCAAAAACGAAATGCAGCCCACGCACCCAATCCGTCTTGGTCTTGCCCTGAACTTCTCAGTTTTCTACTATGAGATCCTCAACTCACCTGAAAACGCCTGCCAGCTGGCCAAGGCC GCTTTTGACGAAGCCATCGCAGAGCTCGACACACTGAGCGAAGATTCGTACAAAGACAGTACACTAATCATGCAGCTACTGAGAGACAACTTGACA CTGTGGACCTCTGATAAccaggtggagggagaggataCAGAGGAGCCCAGAGATTGA
- the LOC139290821 gene encoding 14-3-3 protein beta/alpha-B-like isoform X1, which produces MSEAPQKELVQKAKLAEQAERYDDMAAAMKTVTEDSEQLSNEERNLLSVAYKNVVGARRSSWRVVSSIEQKAEGSERKQAMAKEYREKIEKELKDICKDVLNLLDSYLIPKATAAESKVFYLKMKGDYYRYLAEVATGDDKSSIIKDSRDAYQNAFDISKNEMQPTHPIRLGLALNFSVFYYEILNSPENACQLAKAAFDEAIAELDTLSEDSYKDSTLIMQLLRDNLTLWTSDNQVEGEDTEEPRD; this is translated from the exons ATGAGCGAGGCACCCCAGAAGGAACTGGTGCAAAAGGCCAAGCTGGCCGAGCAGGCTGAGCGCTATGATGACATGGCTGCTGCAATGAAGACTGTGACGGAGGATAGTGAACAGCTGTCCAACGAAGAGCGTAACCTGCTGTCGGTGGCCTACAAGAATGTGGTGGGTGCCCGTCGCTCCTCATGGCGCGTGGTGTCCAGCATTGAGCAGAAGGCTGAGGGCAGCGAAAGGAAGCAGGCCATGGCCAAAGAGTACCGGGAAAAGATTGAGAAAGAGCTGAAAGACATCTGCAAGGACGTGCTG AATCTCCTGGACTCTTATCTCATTCCCAAAGCCACTGCAGCGGAGAGCAAAGTCttctatttgaaaatgaaaggagatTACTACCGCTACTTGGCTGAGGTGGCCACAGGAGATGACAAGTCAT CCATCATTAAAGACTCAAGGGACGCCTACCAAAATGCCTTTGATATCAGCAAAAACGAAATGCAGCCCACGCACCCAATCCGTCTTGGTCTTGCCCTGAACTTCTCAGTTTTCTACTATGAGATCCTCAACTCACCTGAAAACGCCTGCCAGCTGGCCAAGGCC GCTTTTGACGAAGCCATCGCAGAGCTCGACACACTGAGCGAAGATTCGTACAAAGACAGTACACTAATCATGCAGCTACTGAGAGACAACTTGACA CTGTGGACCTCTGATAAccaggtggagggagaggataCAGAGGAGCCCAGAGATTGA
- the LOC139290583 gene encoding zinc finger protein 706: MARGHQKFQSQQKNAKKQADIKKSKGHDQKAAAKAALVYTCTVCRTQMPDPKTFKQHFESKHPKSPMPPELVSVEA, encoded by the exons ATGGCCCGTGGGCACCAGAAGTTCCAGTCCCAGCAGAAGAATGCCAAAAAGCAGGCAGACATCAAGAAGAGCAAAGGCCATGACCAGAAGGCAGCGGCTAAGGCTGCTTTAGTATACACGTGCACGGTGTGTCGG ACACAAATGCCCGACCCGAAGACCTTTAAGCAGCACTTTGAAAGCAAACATCCAAAGTCCCCAATGCCCCCAGAGTTGGTCAGTGTGGAGGCGTAA